From the Sandaracinaceae bacterium genome, one window contains:
- the tssI gene encoding type VI secretion system tip protein TssI/VgrG — protein sequence MADSTYIRAFLSTAACSATPQVLAVRGVEGISQPYAYQVDIETDDLDLDAAIGAAAYVVIADEQGNERHVHGSIEQVALIGTPTPEVLRARLELRPTQRRLVRRRGFRIFQELTVPDIVRQVFTAAGLGEDLFRWDIQGSYETRTYCVQYDESEWDFVSRLLEDEGIAYTFEHDAASAVMVFFDASDRVEPIAGGTLRFTFGDRAHDTLGDSRVFGWQRSRKLVEGKVALDDYDGLHPSLDLSAEAENDEPHAREHYEYPGGHAVGAEAQRRAAVRLEERAQRRRTARGQTDFLALAPGRRFELLDHPSAAGEHVVTSVDVAFVLHPSANDAGPLSVPAAERHRVSFECVPRDQLVRPERRTPRPQIFGVQTARVTGPAGEEIHCDEHGRVKVQFHWDLDGQLDEKTTCWIRPTQEHTTGSVMIPRIGWEVLVQFYEGDPDRPVVLGHLFNPLHTPAYSLPAQKTVTGHRSVSSPGAGAINEVMFDDAAGSQKVGVNAGKDLTINAVDSKNMQTANVMAHQVGANRTFSVGADHTISLEANHDGAVGGDHSLDVGGNRTVRVSGNAAESVAASTTISVGGLENMMIGNPLAAVLKIIASEAIAAAEGAAAQAADRVQGALLAPIQPALDAVSGALGEASSLAGPASAILGADNPAVALYGDTLGSISEATTPPDLAGMAGGMASAVANDALAAAGLGGGGDGGGDGGGGGGGGGGGSGVWGTVVGADMTETIGALGAINSAYGVSFNVGGSSTETVGAARAELVKGGHSESCASKTETVGVYFVNAAEGFGVEATGAIALNTASSKWTLGKGYAATASGICAVTAASVSLDASETITLKCGGGEVIIDKSGISFKGDIQVTVEGSTIEAEPPAIAPG from the coding sequence ATGGCAGACTCCACCTACATCCGCGCGTTCCTCAGCACGGCGGCCTGCTCGGCGACGCCGCAGGTCCTCGCGGTCCGCGGGGTCGAGGGCATCAGCCAGCCCTACGCCTATCAGGTCGACATCGAGACGGACGACCTCGATCTCGACGCCGCGATCGGCGCGGCCGCCTACGTCGTGATCGCGGACGAGCAGGGCAACGAGCGGCACGTGCACGGGTCGATCGAGCAGGTCGCGCTCATCGGCACGCCGACCCCGGAGGTCCTGCGGGCGCGGCTCGAGCTCCGCCCCACGCAGCGCCGCTTGGTCCGTCGGCGCGGCTTCCGGATCTTCCAGGAGCTGACCGTGCCCGACATCGTCAGGCAGGTGTTCACGGCCGCGGGGCTCGGAGAGGACCTCTTCCGCTGGGACATCCAGGGGAGCTACGAGACCCGGACCTACTGCGTGCAGTACGACGAGTCCGAGTGGGACTTCGTCAGCCGGCTGCTCGAGGACGAGGGGATCGCCTACACGTTCGAGCACGACGCGGCCTCGGCGGTGATGGTCTTCTTCGACGCGTCGGACCGGGTGGAGCCGATCGCGGGCGGCACGCTGCGCTTCACCTTCGGCGATCGGGCCCACGACACCCTCGGCGACAGCCGGGTGTTCGGCTGGCAGCGCAGCCGCAAGCTCGTGGAGGGCAAGGTCGCGCTCGACGACTACGACGGCCTGCATCCGTCGCTGGACCTGAGCGCAGAGGCCGAGAACGACGAGCCGCACGCGCGCGAGCACTACGAGTACCCGGGCGGCCACGCGGTCGGCGCCGAGGCGCAGCGACGAGCGGCGGTGCGGCTGGAGGAGCGCGCCCAGCGGAGGCGGACCGCGCGCGGGCAGACGGACTTCCTCGCCCTCGCCCCGGGGCGCCGCTTCGAGCTGCTCGACCACCCGAGCGCCGCGGGCGAGCACGTGGTGACGAGCGTGGACGTCGCGTTCGTCCTGCACCCGTCGGCCAACGACGCCGGCCCGCTCTCCGTCCCCGCCGCCGAGCGACACCGCGTCTCCTTCGAGTGCGTGCCCCGCGACCAGCTCGTCCGCCCGGAGCGGCGCACGCCGCGCCCGCAGATCTTCGGGGTGCAGACGGCGCGCGTGACCGGCCCCGCGGGCGAGGAGATCCACTGCGACGAGCACGGCCGGGTCAAGGTGCAGTTCCACTGGGATCTCGACGGCCAGCTCGACGAGAAGACCACGTGCTGGATTCGCCCGACGCAGGAGCACACGACCGGCTCGGTCATGATCCCGCGCATCGGCTGGGAGGTGCTCGTCCAGTTCTACGAGGGAGACCCCGATCGCCCGGTGGTGCTCGGCCACCTCTTCAACCCGCTGCACACGCCGGCCTACTCGCTGCCCGCGCAGAAGACGGTCACGGGGCACCGCAGCGTCTCGTCCCCGGGGGCAGGCGCCATCAACGAGGTGATGTTCGACGACGCGGCGGGCTCGCAGAAGGTGGGCGTCAACGCGGGCAAGGACCTCACCATCAACGCGGTCGACAGCAAGAACATGCAGACCGCGAACGTGATGGCGCACCAGGTCGGCGCGAACCGCACGTTCTCGGTCGGCGCCGACCACACCATCTCCCTCGAGGCGAACCACGACGGCGCCGTGGGCGGCGATCACTCCCTCGACGTCGGCGGCAACCGGACCGTGCGGGTGAGCGGCAACGCCGCCGAGTCGGTCGCGGCCTCCACGACGATCAGCGTCGGCGGGCTCGAGAACATGATGATCGGCAACCCGCTCGCGGCCGTGCTGAAGATCATCGCGAGCGAGGCCATCGCCGCCGCGGAGGGAGCCGCCGCGCAGGCGGCCGACCGCGTTCAGGGCGCCCTGCTCGCGCCGATCCAGCCCGCGCTCGACGCGGTCAGCGGCGCGCTCGGAGAGGCGTCGAGCCTCGCCGGCCCCGCGTCCGCCATCCTCGGCGCCGACAACCCCGCGGTCGCGCTCTATGGCGACACGCTCGGATCCATCAGCGAGGCCACCACCCCGCCGGATCTCGCGGGCATGGCCGGCGGCATGGCGTCCGCGGTCGCGAACGACGCGCTCGCCGCGGCCGGGCTCGGAGGCGGCGGTGACGGCGGCGGGGACGGAGGAGGCGGAGGCGGCGGCGGCGGAGGCGGCTCGGGGGTCTGGGGCACCGTGGTGGGCGCGGACATGACCGAGACCATCGGCGCGCTCGGCGCCATCAACTCCGCGTACGGCGTCAGCTTCAACGTCGGCGGCTCCAGCACCGAGACCGTGGGCGCCGCGCGGGCCGAGCTCGTCAAGGGCGGCCACTCGGAGAGCTGCGCGAGCAAGACCGAGACGGTCGGCGTCTACTTCGTCAACGCGGCGGAGGGCTTCGGGGTCGAGGCCACGGGCGCGATCGCGCTCAACACGGCGTCGTCCAAGTGGACGCTCGGCAAGGGCTACGCGGCGACGGCCTCCGGGATCTGCGCGGTCACCGCGGCGAGCGTCTCGCTGGACGCCTCGGAGACCATCACGCTCAAGTGTGGCGGCGGCGAGGTGATCATCGACAAGAGCGGGATCTCCTTCAAGGGCGACATCCAGGTGACGGTCGAGGGCAGCACGATCGAGGCGGAGCCTCCGGCCATCGCTCCCGGATGA
- the tssI gene encoding type VI secretion system tip protein TssI/VgrG, with protein MTASRHSLTIDGAASERWEVTFAEIHERLFRPTRARVRAQTQEPVDLDALVGKDVSLELFVESQEGRAFHGVVLEVDETALDEDAFEVELTFGSKLTLLELGRDHRIFQEMSVPDIARDVLARAGVDAICEWSINADYEAHANVVQYGESDYDFLTRLLHEEGISFLVEQDATAERVVFFDDDTAFSAIEGTSILEHVSLEAASREGLLRQALVRRVASDQVMLNDYDLAAPATDLRVTAEADEATGREVYLHPAGYTDTGRGQRLADRALERLRVRTCTHEVESNVPRVMAGRFFSAVGAPRADLDGDFLPIAVEHRLVPADAGADGSRMGTATRYENRMELIPLDVPFRPLVAAAAPLVPGVQHAWVTVPGGEEIHTDDYGRVRVRFPWDRSGVTDDGSSTWLRVNQKALGGSMIHPRVDFEMIVGFELGDVDRPSVTGHLYEAEHPPPYALPGGNTRSSMQTATTEGGPGSNELRFEDAAGSEEIFLNASKDLTVSVDNDTQWEVGANQTRDVGSNETLSVKADQSTSVTGNRSLSVGANQTVDVGGEYGDGTGADLGVSIGGNRMVQVGGDHSEDAGASLSRTVGSLQCLTGIAGYARTVVGDASIDVGAAWAELAGGARGLSITGSYSESIGALKFIKAKNVAVSCDAAYTMNAAVETVKAGGGRTDDAKGAVALTAGGALKVKAKNIVFEGKSKLVFRGGGGSIEINSAGMVKVKAPKVTLKNAKALNQIMHKSG; from the coding sequence ATGACCGCCAGCCGACACAGCCTGACGATCGACGGCGCCGCCTCGGAGCGGTGGGAGGTGACCTTCGCCGAGATCCACGAGCGCCTCTTCCGCCCGACCCGCGCGCGGGTGCGCGCCCAGACCCAGGAGCCGGTCGACCTCGACGCCCTGGTGGGGAAGGACGTCTCGCTCGAGCTCTTCGTCGAGAGCCAGGAGGGGCGCGCCTTCCACGGCGTCGTGCTCGAGGTCGACGAGACGGCGCTGGACGAGGACGCGTTCGAGGTGGAGCTCACGTTCGGCTCGAAGCTCACGCTCCTCGAGCTGGGGCGCGACCACCGCATCTTCCAGGAGATGAGCGTGCCCGACATCGCGCGGGACGTGCTGGCGCGCGCTGGCGTCGACGCCATCTGCGAGTGGTCCATCAACGCCGACTACGAGGCGCACGCGAACGTCGTCCAGTACGGGGAGAGCGACTACGACTTCCTGACGCGTCTCCTGCACGAGGAGGGCATCTCGTTCCTCGTCGAGCAGGACGCCACCGCGGAGCGCGTCGTCTTCTTCGACGACGACACCGCGTTCTCCGCCATCGAGGGGACGTCGATCCTCGAGCACGTCTCGCTCGAGGCCGCGTCGCGCGAGGGGCTGCTGCGTCAGGCGCTCGTGCGCCGGGTGGCCTCCGATCAGGTGATGCTCAACGACTACGACCTGGCGGCGCCGGCCACCGATCTGCGCGTCACCGCCGAGGCCGACGAAGCGACGGGGCGCGAGGTCTATCTCCACCCCGCGGGTTACACGGACACGGGCCGGGGGCAGCGGCTGGCGGACCGCGCGCTCGAGCGCCTGCGCGTCCGGACCTGCACTCACGAGGTAGAGAGCAACGTGCCGCGCGTGATGGCGGGGCGGTTCTTCTCGGCCGTCGGGGCGCCGCGCGCGGATCTCGACGGCGACTTCCTCCCCATCGCGGTGGAGCACCGGCTGGTCCCCGCGGACGCCGGCGCCGACGGCTCCAGGATGGGAACCGCGACGCGCTACGAGAACCGCATGGAGCTGATCCCGCTCGACGTGCCCTTCCGTCCCCTCGTGGCGGCCGCCGCCCCGCTGGTGCCCGGCGTGCAGCACGCGTGGGTGACGGTGCCCGGCGGCGAGGAGATCCACACCGACGACTACGGCCGCGTGAGGGTCCGCTTCCCGTGGGATCGGTCGGGCGTCACGGACGACGGCAGCAGCACGTGGCTCCGCGTGAACCAGAAGGCGCTCGGCGGCTCGATGATCCACCCCCGCGTGGACTTCGAGATGATCGTCGGCTTCGAGCTGGGCGACGTCGATCGCCCCTCGGTCACCGGCCACCTCTACGAGGCCGAGCACCCGCCGCCCTACGCGCTGCCGGGGGGCAACACCCGCAGCAGCATGCAGACCGCCACGACCGAAGGCGGGCCCGGTTCGAACGAGCTCCGCTTCGAGGACGCGGCGGGCTCGGAGGAGATCTTCCTCAACGCGTCCAAGGATCTGACCGTCTCCGTCGACAACGACACGCAGTGGGAGGTGGGCGCGAACCAGACGCGCGACGTCGGCAGCAACGAGACCCTCAGCGTCAAGGCCGACCAGTCCACGAGCGTGACCGGCAACCGCTCGCTGAGCGTCGGCGCGAACCAGACGGTCGACGTCGGCGGCGAGTACGGAGACGGAACCGGCGCCGATCTGGGCGTCTCCATCGGTGGCAACCGCATGGTGCAGGTCGGCGGCGATCACTCCGAGGACGCGGGCGCGTCACTGAGCCGCACGGTCGGCTCGCTGCAGTGTCTGACCGGCATCGCGGGCTACGCGCGCACCGTGGTCGGCGACGCGTCGATCGACGTGGGCGCGGCGTGGGCGGAGTTGGCCGGCGGCGCGCGGGGCCTCTCCATCACCGGGAGCTACAGCGAGTCGATCGGCGCGCTGAAGTTCATCAAGGCCAAGAACGTCGCCGTCTCGTGTGACGCGGCCTACACGATGAACGCGGCGGTGGAGACCGTGAAGGCGGGCGGCGGCCGCACCGACGACGCGAAGGGCGCCGTGGCGCTCACGGCGGGCGGCGCGCTGAAGGTGAAGGCGAAGAACATCGTCTTCGAGGGCAAGAGCAAGCTCGTCTTCCGCGGCGGCGGCGGCAGCATCGAGATCAACAGCGCGGGCATGGTCAAGGTGAAGGCGCCGAAGGTCACCCTGAAGAACGCGAAGGCCCTCAACCAGATCATGCACAAGAGCGGCTGA